CCCATAATATAGGATATATGGAGATGATCAATACTACAATTATTACTAAATATGAAATTATTTTACCAGCAGGAGATAGATTGTTGTTCTTTTTCGTTTTTGCCATTTATTAATTCACCCCTAATCATTATAAGATTTCCCTGTATTGAAAACTTTTGTAATTAATCCAACTAATATCAACCCCAATATTAATTGTATAACACCAGCTGTATTTGCAAGTGCAAAGTTGAGTTTACTGCTTCCAAGTGCTGTTCTTTCAATAAAAAAACTTATGCTATATGTTGCTTTGTCTGGCCCTCCAGCAGTTATTAACGCTATCTCGTTATATAATAATAGACCATAATTAGCTGCTAGAATAGATATTGTACCTATGGCATTCTTTATTAAAGGCATTGTTATGTATGTGATTGTCTGTATCTGATTAGCTCCATCAATCCTAGCAGATTCAAATAATGGTTTTGGAATAGAAAATATCTGCGCTAATAAAAGAAGTGCAGAAGTTCCTGCAAATAGAACGAAAGAAAATGTTACTCCCCAAAAAGCCATTTTTTCATTAGCTAATATATTAATAGTGCTATTTGGATTAAAGAATTTAACAATCTCTGTTACTGCTCCACGAGCTGGATCATATAAATTGAGAAAGATCAGCCCTATTGCAGCAGAGGAAATTATATTAGGAATTATAAAAGCATTCCTTGTAAATTTCCAACCTCTTGGTTTGTTCGATAGTACCAAAGCGACTATTATCGCTAATGGAACTTGAATAATTAATGCCAAAGCCATCCATTTAAGTGAATTAGTGAGTGCTGTCATGAAATAGTAATCTTTCGTTAATAGTCTTATATAATTATCAAACATATGTGAGAATCCAAGAAATGTTGGATTCGTAATATTTTTGTAATTCCATTTCTGGAACGAAGTAATAAAAATATTAATCAAAGGATAAGCATAAATGATTCCGAATAATAGTACACTGGGCAATAAAAACAATATTATAAATGTCTTTTTCTTATTTTTAGTTTTCATTGATCTGTACTCGCTTTCTTATAATTTAGTATAATTACTGTGAAGATAGTTAAGGCACTAACTTCACAGTAAATAATATATTAATATTATTCATCTAATAACTGATTCAACTCAGATACAATGTCTTCAATTGATTTTGAACCATCTTTTAATCCAGCATATTTACCATCAATGGCATCTGATATATCTTGACCCCAATCAACGCCTAATGATGCTATTTGATATTTGGAATGAGCTGCAAGTTCACATGCGAAAGCTAAATTGGATACTACATAGTCTCCTTCACTTTCATGTTCAAGTTTTTTATAATCTAATACTGTACTTGGTGGCATAGCCATTACTTTAGTAAATATCTTATCTGCAATTTCTTGACTTGTCATATATTTTACGAATTCTATACACGCATCAATTTTAGCTTTATCTTGGTTCTTAGCTATAATGTAACCTGGAGATGCTGACATGATAGCTGCATTTTGGTTATCCTCATAAGTTGGAAATACAGCAGGTTTAATGCTATTGACATCAATAGTTACATTATCTCCTACAAAACTACCTGACTCCCATACTCCGTTAAACAGCATAGCAGCTTTTCCAGTGAAGAAGTCTTCTCTGTATTTATCTGAATCTCCCGCAACAAAGTACTCCGAAGTTACTTTATCAAGTGCATTATCTTTTAAAAATGTTAGAGCTTGTTTAAAAGCTTCATTGTTGAAGTCTTTTACATTATCAGCTAACATGTTTCTTCCATCTTGACTTCCCATCATAAGACCCGTAAATAATATGTTAGTTGTCCAACCTTGTGATAAGGTAAATGGGGTTTCGACTTCACTAGAGTCTACTAATTTTTCTACTGCTATAGCAAAATCATCCCATGTTTTCCATTTATCAGGTGTATCTGCTCCTGCTTTATTGAATAAGTCTTCGTTATACCAGAATCCCATGGTTTCTAACTGGTCACGTACTGTATAGATTTTTCCATCCATGTTATTTTGTTCTATGTTTACTCCAATACCGTTTTTAAAATTTTCATCT
The sequence above is a segment of the Vallitalea longa genome. Coding sequences within it:
- a CDS encoding carbohydrate ABC transporter permease, with the protein product MKTKNKKKTFIILFLLPSVLLFGIIYAYPLINIFITSFQKWNYKNITNPTFLGFSHMFDNYIRLLTKDYYFMTALTNSLKWMALALIIQVPLAIIVALVLSNKPRGWKFTRNAFIIPNIISSAAIGLIFLNLYDPARGAVTEIVKFFNPNSTINILANEKMAFWGVTFSFVLFAGTSALLLLAQIFSIPKPLFESARIDGANQIQTITYITMPLIKNAIGTISILAANYGLLLYNEIALITAGGPDKATYSISFFIERTALGSSKLNFALANTAGVIQLILGLILVGLITKVFNTGKSYND
- a CDS encoding ABC transporter substrate-binding protein, giving the protein MKNIKKLLSIVLALCLVLSFTACSKDSSKTSKGEDTTKNQESTKNNENKDQEVAKDIPEITFYHGYFQDDWQPAVEMRKIYDDFAELHKDEFIFKPIAMETGGEGVYNKCTQEIAASKIPDIVDLAGYNVIPAASEADLIIDLKPYIDEDENFKNGIGVNIEQNNMDGKIYTVRDQLETMGFWYNEDLFNKAGADTPDKWKTWDDFAIAVEKLVDSSEVETPFTLSQGWTTNILFTGLMMGSQDGRNMLADNVKDFNNEAFKQALTFLKDNALDKVTSEYFVAGDSDKYREDFFTGKAAMLFNGVWESGSFVGDNVTIDVNSIKPAVFPTYEDNQNAAIMSASPGYIIAKNQDKAKIDACIEFVKYMTSQEIADKIFTKVMAMPPSTVLDYKKLEHESEGDYVVSNLAFACELAAHSKYQIASLGVDWGQDISDAIDGKYAGLKDGSKSIEDIVSELNQLLDE